From Synoicihabitans lomoniglobus, the proteins below share one genomic window:
- a CDS encoding type II secretion system protein, with amino-acid sequence MPKRSETGGFTLIEIIIVVTMIAIFMAMLAPAYQRITLKAQATTYFNDMRVYAESLSRHALERGKYPADQTSSPAFPAEMDGFMDRTRWTSPSPIGGYYDWDSADTPSGRALPHQGAIGLNRSNLRHDQYQQLDEWFDDGDLSTGQIRLYGGVRLFYLLENKSG; translated from the coding sequence ATGCCGAAACGTAGCGAAACCGGTGGGTTTACCCTCATCGAAATCATCATCGTCGTTACGATGATTGCGATCTTCATGGCCATGCTGGCTCCGGCTTATCAACGCATCACGCTGAAAGCTCAGGCTACGACCTATTTCAATGATATGCGGGTGTATGCGGAGTCGCTCTCCCGTCATGCCCTCGAACGCGGAAAATATCCCGCCGATCAAACCAGCAGCCCCGCTTTTCCGGCGGAAATGGACGGTTTCATGGATCGCACCCGCTGGACCTCGCCGAGCCCCATCGGCGGATACTACGATTGGGATAGCGCCGACACCCCGAGCGGTCGCGCCCTCCCCCACCAAGGCGCCATCGGTCTGAACCGCAGCAACCTCCGCCACGACCAATATCAGCAACTCGACGAGTGGTTCGACGACGGTGACCTCAGCACCGGACAGATTCGTCTCTACGGTGGCGTGCGCCTTTTTTACCTGCTGGAAAACAAGTCCGGATGA
- a CDS encoding ABC transporter ATP-binding protein has product MIKPIIETQGLSKTYGSQRALDDVTVSLPPGTIGLLGPNGAGKTTFLKCLLNLEAPTAGTAQVLGRSITVNSRESRERVGYGPERDCHIPGMAGCEYVTYCGQLSGMTFHAARQRAHEMLDLVGMGQERYRSIDTYSTGMRQRAKLAQALVHDPEVLILDEPTNGLDPSGREYILRLIGSLWREFGISVIISSHLLHDIERICDRVLIIANGRIVEHETMAALQARRRRVVELAPSGAVARYTSVLTEAGFTVEALSNGRLRIESTEDSVDWLLRLMRDHDLPPADLFSSPDALQGLFLQALEASGIKGGDAL; this is encoded by the coding sequence ATGATTAAACCGATCATTGAAACTCAGGGTCTGAGTAAGACTTACGGTTCCCAGCGGGCATTGGACGACGTAACGGTGTCGCTGCCTCCCGGCACGATCGGACTGCTTGGGCCCAACGGCGCCGGCAAGACGACGTTTCTCAAGTGTTTGCTCAACCTGGAGGCCCCCACGGCCGGCACGGCACAGGTGCTCGGTCGCAGCATCACGGTGAACAGTCGCGAATCTCGGGAACGGGTCGGCTACGGTCCGGAGCGCGATTGCCACATCCCCGGCATGGCGGGTTGTGAATACGTGACCTACTGCGGACAACTTTCCGGGATGACGTTTCATGCCGCGCGACAACGGGCGCATGAGATGCTCGATCTCGTCGGCATGGGGCAGGAGCGCTACCGCTCGATCGACACGTATTCCACGGGTATGCGGCAACGGGCCAAGCTGGCGCAGGCGTTGGTTCACGACCCGGAGGTCCTCATCCTCGACGAGCCGACCAACGGTCTCGATCCGAGTGGGCGCGAATATATTCTCCGGTTGATCGGTTCGTTATGGCGGGAGTTCGGCATCAGCGTCATCATCTCCTCGCACCTCCTGCACGACATCGAACGCATCTGTGACCGCGTGCTCATCATCGCCAACGGTCGCATCGTCGAGCACGAGACGATGGCCGCCCTGCAGGCCCGCCGCCGACGGGTGGTGGAACTCGCGCCGAGTGGCGCCGTCGCGCGTTACACGAGTGTATTGACCGAGGCCGGCTTCACGGTGGAAGCCCTGTCCAACGGCCGTCTGCGGATTGAAAGCACGGAGGACAGCGTGGACTGGCTGCTGCGTCTGATGCGCGATCACGACCTGCCGCCGGCGGATTTGTTTTCCAGTCCCGATGCCCTGCAAGGGTTGTTTCTGCAGGCGCTGGAGGCTTCGGGCATCAAGGGAGGGGATGCGTTGTGA
- a CDS encoding ABC transporter permease subunit yields the protein MKQPVLDFNRWEGPRHGVGARRWVIASTGLRQLFKIRFFKLLLVLAWTAGVLVALAGFVFTQTLSETGWLAALASNAGPRGMAVMQAISAMLLLYPDILVAGMFKCIFWAHSQVGLMLCLVALAIVVPQLITRDRASQALTIYLSRPLTSRDYLLGKFGIIIGVLVLLWTGPLIAGWLLSLLFAPDMVFVQYSFGALGDALIFNAIGLVVLAAIAFGVSSMAKTAAAGRLWWIGLWVVVGGIANHPGLPGWVRHLSFTYDLKMVRDEVFAIGEVLTSAADVLPLLSRELAAETRETATFLGTDDLTGVITGLVILVVGSLLFFLRRIKPE from the coding sequence GTGAAGCAACCCGTGCTCGATTTCAACCGGTGGGAGGGACCGCGCCACGGCGTCGGGGCCCGGCGATGGGTGATCGCGTCCACCGGGTTGCGGCAGTTGTTTAAAATCCGTTTTTTCAAGCTCCTGCTGGTGCTGGCGTGGACGGCGGGGGTGCTCGTCGCGCTCGCGGGTTTCGTATTCACGCAGACGCTGTCCGAGACCGGGTGGCTGGCGGCGCTCGCGTCCAATGCCGGGCCACGCGGCATGGCGGTGATGCAGGCGATCAGCGCGATGCTGTTGCTGTATCCCGACATCCTCGTGGCGGGCATGTTCAAGTGCATCTTCTGGGCGCATTCGCAGGTCGGGCTCATGCTCTGCCTCGTGGCCCTGGCCATCGTCGTGCCGCAATTGATCACCCGGGACCGGGCGAGCCAGGCGCTGACCATCTACCTGTCGCGACCGCTGACCTCCCGGGATTATTTGCTGGGCAAGTTTGGCATCATCATCGGTGTGCTGGTGCTGTTGTGGACGGGGCCGTTGATTGCGGGTTGGTTGCTCAGCCTGCTCTTCGCGCCGGACATGGTGTTTGTGCAATATTCGTTCGGCGCGCTCGGCGATGCGTTGATTTTCAACGCGATCGGATTGGTCGTGCTCGCGGCCATCGCGTTTGGGGTGTCGTCGATGGCCAAGACCGCCGCCGCCGGCCGTTTGTGGTGGATCGGTTTGTGGGTCGTGGTGGGCGGTATCGCGAACCACCCGGGTCTGCCGGGGTGGGTGCGTCACCTGAGTTTCACCTATGATTTGAAAATGGTGCGCGACGAAGTGTTTGCCATCGGTGAGGTGCTGACTTCGGCGGCCGATGTGCTGCCGCTGCTGAGCAGAGAGCTGGCGGCGGAAACGCGGGAGACGGCGACGTTCCTCGGCACGGACGACCTCACCGGAGTCATAACCGGCCTGGTCATTCTGGTCGTCGGTTCACTGTTGTTTTTCTTACGGAGGATCAAACCGGAATGA
- a CDS encoding ABC transporter ATP-binding protein gives MSAIVEATNLSRFYGIVLGLNNVTFKIQPGITGVVGPNGAGKTTLFRLLTGQIKPSSGTLSVFGSSPWSDRNVRAQIAYCPEDEAVPANIKPQDWLIALGMISGLSASDAKTRAKAALQRVNLAPAHWNKSVHAYSKGMKQRVKLAQCLMHEPRLIILDEPMNGLDPMGREEMANVLRDLAAHGTSVVISSHILQDLEALCREFILLRWGRLPKSSNATANARASAAPANGAADPANPTAPVAPAPRHWPGETTVRCEDPARLARFFFERDLLRGCDLDEETSTLVARWRDPAAFYEKFNQHLLDSGVPIHEVSAKGSQLERAIEPPPLP, from the coding sequence ATGAGCGCTATCGTCGAAGCAACCAACCTGAGCCGGTTTTACGGCATCGTGCTGGGTCTCAACAATGTGACCTTCAAGATTCAACCGGGCATCACCGGCGTGGTGGGGCCGAACGGCGCGGGCAAGACCACGCTTTTTCGCCTGCTCACCGGACAGATCAAACCGAGCTCGGGCACGTTGTCGGTGTTCGGTTCCTCGCCATGGTCCGACCGCAATGTGCGCGCCCAAATCGCCTATTGTCCGGAGGACGAAGCCGTGCCGGCCAACATCAAACCGCAGGACTGGCTCATCGCGCTCGGCATGATTTCCGGGCTGTCGGCCAGCGATGCCAAAACCCGGGCGAAGGCCGCGTTGCAACGCGTCAACCTCGCGCCGGCGCATTGGAACAAATCCGTGCACGCCTATTCCAAGGGCATGAAGCAACGCGTGAAACTCGCCCAGTGTCTGATGCATGAGCCGCGTCTCATCATCCTGGACGAGCCCATGAACGGCCTCGACCCCATGGGACGCGAGGAGATGGCCAACGTGTTGCGCGACCTCGCGGCCCACGGCACCAGCGTGGTGATTTCGAGCCACATTTTGCAGGACCTCGAAGCGCTGTGTCGCGAGTTCATTCTTTTGCGCTGGGGGCGCCTGCCCAAGTCCAGCAATGCGACTGCCAATGCCCGCGCGTCGGCCGCCCCCGCCAACGGCGCGGCCGATCCCGCCAACCCGACGGCCCCCGTCGCGCCAGCGCCGCGGCATTGGCCGGGGGAGACGACCGTGCGGTGCGAAGATCCGGCGCGTCTGGCCCGGTTCTTTTTCGAGCGGGATCTGCTGCGCGGCTGCGACCTCGACGAAGAGACCTCGACGTTGGTGGCGCGGTGGCGCGACCCGGCGGCTTTTTATGAAAAGTTCAACCAGCACCTGCTCGACAGCGGTGTGCCCATCCACGAAGTGAGCGCAAAAGGATCGCAACTCGAGCGCGCCATCGAACCGCCTCCGCTGCCATGA
- a CDS encoding RNA polymerase sigma factor, with amino-acid sequence MNSATASSAPRAIDDSDMSQSIEAELVRETLAGSSSAARELVRLFHRPIFNYINRMVGQSQDAEDLTQETFVKAFRSLDRVDTSRPLVNWLFTIARRTALNHFRSRKNFVELPPEAAAEGPGPRQQTERKERVENLWAKARRILNPAEYEALWLRFGEDLTMEEAAHATGRSIPSIKTLIYRARQRMLTAKESLL; translated from the coding sequence ATGAACTCCGCCACCGCCAGCTCCGCCCCCCGGGCGATCGATGATTCCGACATGAGTCAGTCGATTGAAGCCGAACTGGTGCGAGAAACGCTCGCCGGCAGCTCCTCGGCCGCTCGCGAACTGGTGCGTCTGTTTCATCGCCCCATCTTCAACTACATCAACCGGATGGTGGGGCAGTCACAGGACGCCGAGGACCTGACCCAGGAGACCTTCGTGAAAGCGTTTCGTTCGCTCGACCGGGTCGATACCAGCCGCCCGCTGGTCAACTGGCTCTTCACCATCGCCCGTCGCACCGCGCTCAATCACTTTCGCTCGCGCAAAAACTTCGTCGAGTTACCGCCCGAGGCCGCCGCCGAAGGGCCCGGTCCGCGCCAACAAACGGAACGCAAGGAACGGGTGGAAAATCTCTGGGCCAAAGCGCGTCGCATCCTCAATCCCGCCGAATATGAAGCCCTCTGGCTGCGCTTTGGCGAAGACCTCACCATGGAAGAAGCGGCCCACGCCACCGGCCGCTCCATCCCGAGTATTAAAACCCTGATTTATCGCGCCCGCCAGCGTATGCTCACGGCCAAGGAATCCCTGCTATGA
- a CDS encoding DUF3817 domain-containing protein yields the protein MSLSTALGRVRLIGLCEGWSFVLLLFIAMPLKYFAGHPEAVRIVGMAHGVLFLALLAAALHAQIEEDNWPFKRTVLIWIGALVPFGPFVVEAKILRPLASADH from the coding sequence ATGTCATTATCCACTGCTCTTGGTCGCGTGCGTTTGATTGGATTATGCGAAGGCTGGTCCTTCGTGTTGCTCCTGTTCATCGCCATGCCTCTCAAATATTTCGCCGGCCACCCCGAGGCCGTGCGCATCGTGGGCATGGCGCACGGCGTGCTCTTTCTCGCGCTGCTCGCGGCGGCGCTGCATGCGCAGATTGAAGAGGACAACTGGCCGTTCAAACGCACCGTGCTCATCTGGATCGGTGCCTTGGTCCCGTTCGGCCCGTTCGTGGTGGAAGCCAAGATCCTCCGTCCGTTGGCCTCGGCGGATCACTGA
- a CDS encoding VOC family protein, translating into MPHSSPLRVLETCLYAEDLDAAHDFYTGVLELKLHSRAEGRHVFLHCDTGMVLIFNPDATEVCDPDGIPCHGSRGVEHVCWAVEREDLDGWRDRLIAHGVAIEHEQSWPNGARSVYFRDPAGNSLEFATPRLWENDPD; encoded by the coding sequence ATGCCGCATTCTTCTCCGCTCCGTGTGCTCGAAACCTGCCTCTATGCCGAGGATTTGGATGCCGCCCATGACTTCTACACGGGCGTGCTGGAGCTGAAATTGCATTCACGCGCCGAGGGTCGGCACGTGTTTCTCCACTGTGACACCGGCATGGTGCTGATTTTCAACCCCGACGCGACCGAGGTCTGCGACCCCGACGGCATCCCTTGTCACGGTAGTCGCGGGGTCGAACACGTCTGCTGGGCGGTCGAACGCGAGGACCTTGATGGCTGGCGCGATCGACTCATCGCCCATGGCGTGGCCATCGAGCACGAACAATCGTGGCCCAACGGTGCCCGCTCGGTCTACTTCCGCGATCCGGCGGGCAACAGCCTGGAATTTGCCACCCCGCGGTTGTGGGAAAACGATCCCGACTAG
- a CDS encoding HPr family phosphocarrier protein: protein MKTKIVRVPWPQGLHLLPAATIVRAAQRFRSSIHVRVGSRMSEATSILGLVVLCATLNTEVRIEIQGEDEREALHAVAACFESDPSTRP from the coding sequence ATGAAAACCAAAATTGTTCGAGTGCCGTGGCCACAGGGGCTGCACCTCCTGCCCGCCGCCACCATCGTTCGGGCGGCCCAACGTTTCCGGTCCAGCATTCACGTCCGGGTCGGCTCCCGCATGTCGGAGGCGACCAGCATTCTCGGACTCGTGGTGCTCTGCGCCACGCTCAACACCGAGGTTCGCATCGAAATCCAGGGTGAAGATGAGCGCGAGGCGCTGCACGCGGTGGCCGCGTGCTTCGAGTCGGATCCCTCCACCCGGCCCTGA
- a CDS encoding NAD-dependent epimerase/dehydratase family protein produces MSKKRVLITGGAGKAGHWILKHFIEQGYDVTSVDTRSPAAELACHHLTADLTDLGQTIDALGPHATGNRAPYDGIVHMAAIPRPQMHANQEVWRINTNTTYNVLEACGLLGIKKAVIASSESSYGFCFADELFDPVYLPIDEAHPQLPADTYGLTKVVNEATAAMFHRRDGTQILSYRIGNVVCPEDYESIKARAAEHPEDRLRIFWSYIDSRDLASACRLGIEGDNLGCEPIIIASDDSSSPLPSQELISRFLPNVTDLRADFSGRKSLISNQRAKDLLGWKQEHFF; encoded by the coding sequence ATGTCTAAAAAACGCGTTCTCATCACCGGCGGCGCCGGCAAAGCCGGTCACTGGATCCTGAAGCACTTCATCGAACAGGGCTACGATGTCACCAGTGTCGACACCCGCTCCCCCGCCGCGGAACTCGCGTGCCACCACCTCACCGCCGATCTTACCGATTTGGGCCAGACCATCGACGCCCTCGGCCCGCACGCCACCGGCAACCGCGCCCCCTACGACGGCATCGTTCACATGGCGGCCATCCCGCGTCCCCAGATGCACGCCAACCAGGAAGTGTGGCGCATCAATACCAACACGACCTACAACGTGCTCGAAGCGTGTGGCCTGCTTGGCATCAAAAAAGCCGTCATCGCCTCCTCCGAATCGTCCTACGGTTTTTGCTTTGCCGACGAGTTGTTCGATCCCGTTTACCTGCCGATCGATGAAGCGCACCCCCAGCTTCCCGCCGACACCTATGGTCTGACCAAGGTCGTCAACGAAGCGACCGCCGCCATGTTCCACCGCCGCGACGGCACGCAGATCCTTTCCTATCGCATCGGCAACGTGGTGTGCCCCGAGGACTACGAGAGCATCAAAGCCCGCGCGGCCGAACACCCCGAGGACCGGCTTCGCATCTTCTGGTCGTATATCGACTCCCGCGACCTCGCCTCCGCCTGCCGCCTCGGTATCGAGGGTGACAACCTCGGTTGCGAGCCGATCATCATCGCTTCCGACGATTCATCTTCACCGCTGCCATCGCAGGAACTGATCTCCCGCTTTCTGCCCAACGTGACCGACCTCCGCGCCGACTTCTCCGGCCGCAAATCGCTCATCTCCAACCAGCGCGCCAAAGATCTGCTGGGCTGGAAACAGGAGCATTTTTTTTAG
- a CDS encoding aldo/keto reductase — protein MKLRTLGSSDLHLTPLGFGAWAAGGPWKFGWGAQDDDASVAAIHRALELGINWIDTAAIYGLGHSEEVVARALAEWKGDRPYVFTKCSMVWDATGNVDYAYTEKSIRAEVEASLRRLKTDVIDLYQMHWPDDDMAGTLEGWAAMAKLKDEGKVRYIGASNFNVEEMTEAGEIAELTSLQPPYSLLARDVEADALPYCEANQIGVINYSPMGSGLFTGAMTRERLAGLAADDWRKNNPNFQEPKLTTHLAIADRLREVGARHGQSAGATAIAWCRRQNAITACIVGARAAEQVDGFIGAMDYTLTPADITYIESGRQD, from the coding sequence ATGAAACTTCGAACCCTCGGCTCGTCTGACTTGCATCTCACTCCCCTCGGCTTCGGTGCCTGGGCCGCCGGCGGACCGTGGAAATTCGGCTGGGGCGCCCAGGACGACGACGCCTCGGTGGCCGCCATCCACCGCGCCCTTGAACTCGGTATCAACTGGATCGATACGGCGGCCATTTACGGTCTCGGCCATTCCGAGGAAGTCGTCGCCCGCGCTCTCGCGGAATGGAAAGGAGACCGCCCCTACGTCTTCACCAAGTGTTCCATGGTCTGGGACGCCACCGGCAACGTCGACTACGCCTACACCGAGAAATCCATTCGCGCCGAGGTCGAGGCCAGCCTGCGGCGTCTTAAAACGGATGTCATCGACCTCTACCAGATGCACTGGCCCGACGATGACATGGCCGGCACCCTCGAAGGTTGGGCCGCCATGGCCAAGCTCAAGGACGAGGGCAAAGTCCGCTACATCGGCGCCTCCAATTTCAACGTCGAGGAAATGACCGAGGCCGGCGAGATCGCCGAACTCACCTCCCTCCAGCCGCCCTACTCTCTGCTCGCCCGCGACGTCGAGGCCGACGCGTTGCCCTACTGCGAGGCCAACCAGATCGGCGTGATCAACTACTCGCCCATGGGCTCCGGTCTCTTCACCGGAGCGATGACGCGCGAGCGCCTCGCCGGACTGGCCGCCGACGATTGGCGCAAAAACAACCCCAACTTCCAAGAGCCCAAGCTCACCACGCACCTCGCCATTGCCGACCGGCTCCGGGAAGTCGGCGCGCGTCACGGCCAATCCGCCGGCGCCACCGCCATCGCCTGGTGTCGCCGCCAAAATGCGATCACGGCCTGTATCGTCGGTGCCCGTGCGGCGGAGCAAGTGGATGGCTTCATCGGCGCCATGGACTACACCCTCACTCCCGCCGATATCACCTACATCGAATCCGGCCGCCAGGACTGA
- a CDS encoding PEP-CTERM sorting domain-containing protein (PEP-CTERM proteins occur, often in large numbers, in the proteomes of bacteria that also encode an exosortase, a predicted intramembrane cysteine proteinase. The presence of a PEP-CTERM domain at a protein's C-terminus predicts cleavage within the sorting domain, followed by covalent anchoring to some some component of the (usually Gram-negative) cell surface. Many PEP-CTERM proteins exhibit an unusual sequence composition that includes large numbers of potential glycosylation sites. Expression of one such protein has been shown restore the ability of a bacterium to form floc, a type of biofilm.) produces MSAASFLPGQEFSLWATHGAAISYDSNTGVLTAITGNDSNYHWNKSSWAGRTGLKAFATTGAFNGQTVDAAFDSLTWTNVAGDSGDAYFNIMVQDAEGHRAILAPRYYGTNVNAVEASGFVTDNTQNWYSIFEAEAGWSGTGATGFGAATWDDIKDLTIANGPFAEFPDTLTGAATGQGDEIYAVSNWASWASDYGSAGAQSHGVLITFGQSTGTTPVVTQIGGIEINDTPVTFAANGNQAVVAPTAGSAAFTTLTADARTTVAVAESATLDSLTATGGVGTTRVVWADDAVVTLADAGTASVGSGAEFTGTGRIVGGLTVASGGTLSGDIAVSGTTTIASGGVFAPGFSPGAIYSSGDLLIADGGKLIFELGGLTAATGSFTDPTTGQFDQLFYGGAVTIGAGAILQLTDYNDFEVAAGETFNLLYAAGGITIDPGVVLTSVGGLTAFDFTVQVQPGLAFNGDGGSYDVLQITAVSAVPEPATAGAICGLAGVMLAGGRRRRRVLSL; encoded by the coding sequence GTGTCCGCTGCTTCGTTTTTGCCGGGTCAGGAATTCTCCCTGTGGGCGACTCACGGCGCGGCAATTTCGTATGACAGCAATACGGGAGTGCTGACCGCGATCACGGGTAACGACTCGAACTACCATTGGAACAAATCGAGTTGGGCGGGACGCACCGGTTTGAAGGCGTTTGCGACGACGGGCGCTTTCAACGGGCAAACGGTGGACGCGGCGTTCGACAGTCTGACCTGGACCAATGTCGCGGGGGACTCCGGCGATGCCTATTTCAACATCATGGTGCAGGATGCCGAGGGGCACCGGGCCATACTGGCGCCGCGCTACTACGGGACCAATGTCAACGCGGTGGAGGCCTCGGGTTTTGTGACCGACAATACTCAAAACTGGTATTCCATTTTCGAGGCGGAAGCGGGTTGGTCGGGCACTGGCGCCACGGGCTTCGGGGCGGCGACCTGGGACGACATCAAGGACCTCACGATTGCAAACGGTCCGTTTGCCGAGTTCCCCGACACCTTGACCGGGGCGGCGACAGGACAGGGGGATGAGATTTACGCCGTAAGCAACTGGGCGAGTTGGGCGTCGGACTACGGTTCGGCCGGAGCCCAATCGCACGGGGTGTTGATCACCTTTGGTCAGTCGACCGGCACGACTCCGGTCGTGACGCAAATTGGAGGTATTGAGATCAATGATACGCCGGTTACATTTGCGGCCAACGGCAATCAGGCGGTGGTCGCGCCCACGGCGGGCAGCGCCGCCTTCACTACGCTCACGGCGGATGCGCGCACCACGGTGGCCGTGGCGGAGTCGGCCACATTGGACAGTCTGACGGCCACGGGAGGGGTGGGCACGACCCGGGTGGTGTGGGCCGATGACGCCGTGGTGACGCTGGCGGACGCGGGCACCGCCAGCGTGGGCTCCGGCGCGGAATTCACCGGCACTGGCCGGATCGTGGGCGGATTGACGGTGGCTTCGGGCGGAACACTGAGCGGAGATATTGCCGTGAGTGGCACCACCACGATTGCATCCGGCGGAGTGTTTGCCCCCGGCTTCTCGCCGGGTGCGATTTACAGCAGCGGAGACCTGTTAATCGCCGATGGCGGGAAACTGATCTTTGAGCTCGGTGGGCTCACGGCCGCGACGGGTTCCTTCACCGACCCGACGACGGGGCAATTTGATCAGCTTTTCTATGGCGGGGCGGTGACGATCGGCGCGGGCGCGATCCTGCAACTGACGGACTACAACGACTTCGAGGTGGCGGCCGGCGAGACGTTCAATCTCCTTTACGCGGCGGGCGGGATCACGATCGATCCCGGGGTCGTGCTGACGAGCGTGGGAGGTCTGACCGCATTTGATTTCACCGTGCAGGTGCAGCCAGGACTCGCGTTCAATGGCGACGGCGGGAGCTACGACGTGTTGCAGATTACGGCGGTGTCGGCGGTGCCGGAGCCAGCCACGGCAGGCGCGATCTGCGGGCTCGCGGGCGTGATGTTGGCAGGGGGGCGGCGTCGTCGCCGCGTGCTCAGTCTCTGA